Genomic window (Microcaecilia unicolor chromosome 8, aMicUni1.1, whole genome shotgun sequence):
CTGCTTCTGACAGTGCTTCTATGTTTATCCTTAGTGTCCCTGTTAGAAGAAAATGGGACTGATACATGCAAGtttccttccatctttctttATGAATAATTTGCTGGTAGATCAATTATGGTTTATGTTTCAGGATGAGACAGGGACATGTGAGTGACATATTTGCATATATTCAGTGCAAGAGCAAAGTGAATTGGTTACCTTGAAACCAGACTTGTTTGAGAATTAGGAAGGTCAGAGTTGAGGATCATTGATGGCAATGGAATAGTTGaatgtttctcacaaccagcctCTCTTGGTGACCTCTGTTGAGGGAGGCTGAAACTAGAAAAGTGGTGAGCTTCCCACCATATGATCTATTTCAGGAAACAGCCCTGATTTTCTGTATCCATTTGATTTTCCCCAGGTGTTAGAGGCATATAAACGCGGCTTCCAACCAGCAATAGGTTATGAACTCAATCCGTGGCTAGTCCGACTGTCCAACTTCTATGCCTGGAAGGCCGGGTACCACAGGAAGGTTTCCTATCAGCGGAAAGATCTCTGGAAAGTAAGTGACTGTTGCATTGTTGGCATCCTGTGCCTGGGCAGTAAGACTTTCCAACGCACCTCCAAACAGCAACAGCTCTCTGCTTTAAAACCTGACCCAAGTCTTCCCTAGAAACATTTTCTCCCTGAAAATTCCAGATATAGACCCCAAGATTTACTGGTAGTGAGGACACTCCAAAAATGGCAACACagtaaggggagggagaaggaggaaaCATGCAAATTTCTTGTGATGATGACTGAATTTATTCTCCTTCTAGGTGAGGCTGCATGACTGTGTCAACATTTCCGTGTTCCTTGCCCCCAGCGTGGTAAGTGTAAGAAAGCCACTGCCCATTTCTCCTGGTAGTAAATATATGCTCTTCCTCTTGAAAATGTTTGTGCTAGGAAGatatatacagtacagtctcaattatgtGACCTTCGCTAATCCGACCATCCAGCTTATCTGACagaaccccaccccccacccccggtgacatcatcacatttatttctattaaaaatctttgttttagaacagtttttgaaaatcaggaactctgtgcctttgttcgaggggtttatgcagtgttttccatattatccaacttttcgaTTGTCCGACAACGGGTTTGGTCCATTTACATTAAAAAATCGGGACTGTACTGTATCTGTATAGCTGGGAACTTCTTTTTTAATGGGTGATGCAATTGGGTCCTACGTTCTGGATATTCTTTGTCTTTTATCGTATGAGATTCAAAATCTTGGTTTTAACTAATAAAGTATTTTACTTGGGGCTAACTCGCAAATCTGCATTTTTTGTAATTTGACCCCTGCTTTATGGAATTCTGTACCTGCATATATACATAATTAGAACCCATTCCTGACTCTttcaaaaaagaattaaaaacaattTCTTCACTTTGGCATTTTCTGAGGGTTAACAGAGAAAGTTAAAGATTGATTTGTTTAGAGACTGATCTATATTTATGTTTGTAAATTTGGTCTATGATTGTAATTAACTTTAATATTTTTAGACTTTTGACCTATTCATTGTGAACTACTTTGATGGGCCTGTCTCGAAGACTGTGAtatcaaaataaataatatagttGCTTTGTGAGTTGCTGTAACATTATGGCCATCAGTCCATGCTGCtattaaaagtatttttttaaataatattttattacATTCTAAGTACAGAATGCTGCAAGATAAATATTTTCTGTAACAGTATTTACACGGGTTTGTATTATATATGGCTGCTAATATTTATTGGGCACTGCATTATTGTTCTAGCATCTAGAAAACTCAGGGGCCCAGGTATGATTGTAAAGCTTTTCTGAAAGTTTGCTTGTTCtaaatgatgtaaaaaaaagCTGTGTTCCACGTATTATGCAGAATGCTAAAACATATGTCACAAGTAAAACAtgtaggggcccatttactaaagcttagagtgTGCTAAAAGTCCTATTTTATACATATGGCTCACATGACAGCGCACGCAAAGCTTTAGAAAAAGGGTCCCCTAAACTGGAAAACTATGTTTGAAATCCCTACTCATGTTTTGTGACCTGATTTGTTGCCTTccgcacagggccgtgcctagggtctctggcgccgccCTGCAGActgtcagttggcgcccccctgcagactatcagttggcacgcaCGCGcgcccccccggacctgcctggctccaaggcgcgtggaagagctgggtggtgccaaagagccgagcgctgctcccccaagctgccgtctggggcgcgatggatgaaatggctgggtttggcctgcaaaggaggctctgagcatacttctcagtcagcctgagcctcctctgctccatccccgattccccggcgctttaaatttaccttgctccgcctccgacgtctgcgcagcgtcagtgaaagagctgcctgtctgacatctctccaccagccttcccttcgctcgttcgttccctctgtgtcccgccctcaaggaaatgacatcagaagaaggcgggacacagagggaacgaacaaacaaagggaaggctggtggagagacgtcagacaggcagcgctttcaccgacactgcgcagacgtcggaggcggagcgaggtaaatttaaagcgccggggaatcggggatggagcggagaagtaagtttttttttaaaaatacaactcgacggcgcggcgcccttgaaggcaggtgcccccctgcggcgcttacccctcttaccgtgttggcatggccctgcttcCACGCCTAAGCAGCCTTGTCCCTAATAAAAGATGTGATCCAAAGTTGAAGCATCTTGGCCCTTTATTCATGACTTCTAAAGATAATACCCAGTGAGGCCTCTGTTCTTCTCCTGATTTTAAGCCAGACATCACAGCAATAATCCAGTTCTGGGACCAGCTTTTCTGTGGTTAGGGAAGATGTTCAAAATTATACATTTCCTCACTTCCCCCTTCAATTACCAATGGCTGTGGTACAGTGCATTTTCCTCTGGCAGCAGAGGCCTGACTGTTACTCAGGTGACTGTGACTTCAGTACaacaccctcctctctctctctctctattccctCCTGCCCAGTGTATCTTTTTCTTTCCCCTTCTACTCTATCCTTTCCACACCCTCATTCTACTCCACTCCATCTCTTGCTCTGCATCTCACCTTTTGTCTCACTCTCCACTGCTTGTCTTGCATTTCACTCATGctatttctttctctccccctcactGTTTACCCTCTATTTTTCCCTTTTAACTGCTTGCCTGCATTCTCCTTCTCTACTTTTTTGTCCTTGAACCTCTTGCCCTGCTGTggtcccccccttctccctcccaccccctggaGTCAGCCATCTTCCTTGCCCCCTCCTATTAGTCCCAGCACTGCAAGAGTCCCTTGATAGTAGAGACTTACATGGGAACAGGGTTCGTGggaatcccatggggatggaagcagttctgtggggttcccgtggggatagAAGCCATTCGTGCAGGATTCCCATGGCGACGGAAAttgttcctgcagggttcctttGGGGACGGAAAcaattcctgtggggttcccgtggaagtgtaccaagttctttgagtgctgtctcctcctcctccttgctttaacagcacaaatgtggaaagtctccattgAAAAGGTGGTAGAGAcagaaatggtgatggaattcaaaaaggcatgggatgaacacagaggatctctaattagaaaatggaagttataaaaaaacctaaacataaatggctgcatgtgtgtggatatgtcgagtgacgcttagatgatGACTCCGACTGTGAtaaactagggccgataccgggcagacttgtatggtctgtgccttatatatatatcagtctggtttaggatgggctggaaagggcttagacagcaactttattggctggaacatgaggatagtgctggacagacttttatggactgtttcctgcaaatgagaagacaaataggctggagtgggcttcgatgacaactccagcagttggagcataaggatagggccgggcgaacttctatggtctatgtgccagaaatgccaaagagagaccaTAATCaactatataatatcacgttcattgttgatttaattatgaattgacaatgagtgtgactattgggcagactggaccgttcaggtttttatctgctgtcactactATGTTTCTATTAATCCCCTCTGCTCCCAGTCTGGTgctcagacctcagctctgacacagacacGAGCattagatgtcacctgacctactggcgcatgcatgtggtggCCTCTCAGCGCAcaatgccagtgaatcagagacaagtcttacatgtgtgcaccagagtgttctaggttccaacttctgttccttccttgcctgccatgctacggctcaaacccagagagagactgagagagctgactgggattttttaaaatgtaccattaaattgtTGTGAGGATGGGTGGGtataggttaaattcttgcggggatgggtaagattccaacagggatgggtggggacggttaagatttctgtccccatgaaaCTCTCTACTTGGTAGGAAGCCCACTACATGTGTTCCCTGAATCCCGCCTATAAGTGTTTAGCAGCTGAGATTGCTTTCCAATCTAGGGGCTCCAAAAATTGATAAAGTAAGTGTTACTGTCAagctacttttttttctttttttgtaaaattgGGTTTATAGGTTTTTGATGCCATAGTATAACTTTAATGTGGGGAAAATCATCTCAAAACACACTCCTTCAGCCAATTCAGTTTGCAGCTGTGGAAAACCCTTGGTCAAAATCACACAATGCAGAATAAATTTCAGACACTGTATTTTGAGTTGATGCAGAATGCTAGGGTATATGGATTATTAATCCAATTTTCTCACATACTTGCTGCCCCCCCAGCTGGCATTACTGGAGACAAAGCTGCTGGCAGAACTTCCTGATGAGGCTCGCGTGATAGCTGGACGCTTCCCACTGCCAACCTGGGCACCAAGCCACATCGTAGGAGAAGGTGTGAACAGAGCCTGGGCTTATGACCTCAGAACTGTACGGCAAGCAGCACAGAACAAACCACAGGAGTCTGCAGTATAACCATACTGCACACCTACGGACTGGATGACACAAGATGAAGCACTTACACtggcaaaaacagaaaaagaatgaTTGTAGGAACCCATTTTGTGTCATAGTGGGATACACTATCATACCCAAGATGAAGATCTAGAGCTTAGGGTCCTTAGCCAAGGGCACACATGCCAGGTAGTTTAAAATGGCTTCAGAACTCATGGACTGGCTATGCTGTCTCACAGTACATGCGAGTTGCCTAGCCAGGCCTTGAGTCATGAAATGGTTAGTGGAGTGGTGTGCTAGGGGACAGTGGGAGCAGCTATCCTGCAGACTTTTGCACCTGCTTTTAGTGCAGCTAAAATTTCCCTAGAAATTAACATGTATAGAATTGAGAATACAGTCTACACATGTTATTTTCCTCAACCTTCCTCAGGGATGCCTCCTCTAACTATAGATAAACAGATACGCAATATGGAACCATTGTGTCATTTTACCTGGTATATTAAAATTGTCCAACCAATGAACTCCAAATAATAAACAAATTGTCTTGATCTTAAAACTTGAGAAAGAGTATGAAACAGCTATAATTGTTCTTAATAATATGAGCTTCAACTGCCCCAGGATACATCATAGACTTTTACACATAATAACCTTAATGGGTGCACTCTCAACGTAGGCCAGTGAGCcgatgaaaatgagccccaaaaggTTTTAAGATCAAGACAATTTGTTTATTGTTTGGTATTCACTAATTGCTCTTCCATTAATTTTTTTGGTGATCCTACCAATGAACTGTCcctccacctgtccctccaactaccgccccatctctcttctacccttcctctccaaattacttgaacgtgctgtccacagccgctgccttgacttcctctcctctcaggccgtcctcgacccgcttcaatccggctttcgcccactacactcaacagaaacagcactctctaaagtctgcaatgacctgttccttgccaaatccaaaggtcactattccatcctcatcctcctcgacctatctgccgcctttgacaccgtcaatcataatttacttcttgacacactgtcctcatttgggttccagggctccgtcctctcctggttctcctcgtatctttcccaacgcaccttcagagtattttctaatggctcttcttccacccccgtcccgctctctgttggggtccctcaaggatctgtccttggaccgcttcttttctcaatatacacctcttccctgggctcgttgatctcatcacatggtttccagtaccatctctatgctgatgatacccagctttacctctccactcccgacatcacagttgaaacccaggtcaaagtttcggcctgcctttcagacatcgctgcctggatgtccaaccggcatctgaaactgaacatggcaaagactgagctccttgtctttccacccaaaccctcttctcctcttcccccactttctgtctctgttgacaatgccctcatcctccctgtctcttcagcccgcaatctcggagtcatttttgactcctccctctccttctctgcccatatccagcagacagctaagacctgtcgcttcttcctctataatactcaaggcccatctcttctcccttgcttttggtgcctaaccaccttcccattcctgatacctacactgactacatagtttttacctttagattgtaagctctcttgagcagggactgtccttccccatgtttaaacttgtacagcgctgcgtaaccctggcagcgctatagaaatgctaagtagtagtagtagtagtagtaactgtcaTTTCACTCCACACCACAGTAGAGTTAATGCTCTGGAGGAAGTGTAGAGCAGGTGGTGTGGATACTGGGTGAAAGGGATGGGAGAATTATATATTCTATGgtatctttatatatattttagatttttttaagtGCCAAGTTCCAGTAGCTGTATGGTCCTGGAGAAAAATAGAATCTTTGTAGATTATAAAGCCTTTCATTGAACCAGCATAAAATGGAACTTCTGAAGAGGTGGTGCTAGGTTCTTGAGGACTCATGTATGAAAATAATTAGGCCTGCCACCTCCGTTTGGGCAGCGAaagccatgggctttctactatcctGAAAAGGATTGCAGGCTCCCTCTAAATAcataattaccccaaccttgtatctgctcatgacagttttaCACAATCTGCACAgtagaaaattacataattagaaagaaacccagaTTTCAAAAGATAtagtaagatagtttattagcaaAAGCATCTcacccaaaggcagtacaggcaatcAGGTTCACATGGTAGAACAGCACTTCACGACAGATGACATGTGCCTTCACCGGTTACGGACTTCTTCTCTGAGGCACTGCTTAGTTAGCAgaccttttatacttttttgatTCCATAGGCCCCCATGAGCCACCTGCAATTTCATCATAATTGGCACATACATCCAGTTATGCCCAAGTTCCAACTTTCTTATCTCTcatccaattatgaccaagtttCAACCTTTGTAAGTTTTTCTTATCTCCAAGCTTCCCTCATCCTTAAATTTAACTTTTCTGCACTTGGCCCAATTATTTTTTTATGGTTTCTCTGCATGCCTACGTCCAGCTGTACACATCCCTTGccaactttgtaactctgccaaggttaatcaggctgtcacatttctttagtgaagtatcaggactgagagatcctatgattttacaggcctagtttgctttaggaagcctgaacctgtttttcaatgcattcaatttgtgacaattatttacatCTACCACTATTGCTGTGGACCCAATAAAAGATTTCTGTGCCTTCAAGGGTTCCAGAATGTGACCATCTAATTAGGAGTAGCTTATGGGTTAG
Coding sequences:
- the ANTKMT gene encoding protein N-lysine methyltransferase FAM173A, encoding MDQHDLEERTAELQGKSLGGWGLLQIAGCTGLVTYAVWAGILMPGFRKVPLKLQVPYIPASSQQVENVMALLKGRSGKMVDLGSGDGRIVLEAYKRGFQPAIGYELNPWLVRLSNFYAWKAGYHRKVSYQRKDLWKVRLHDCVNISVFLAPSVLALLETKLLAELPDEARVIAGRFPLPTWAPSHIVGEGVNRAWAYDLRTVRQAAQNKPQESAV